The Bacteroidales bacterium genome contains a region encoding:
- the dapF gene encoding diaminopimelate epimerase, with amino-acid sequence MNIDFEKYEGTGNDFILIDNRRNQFKADVEIIKSMCDRHFGVGADGLLLLGNSRDYDFDMRYFNSDGKEATMCGNGGRCIAWFAIRRGISEKQLTFSAVDGIHHAQLVQEQQQQATIRLKMNDVEDFVKIENEYRIDTGSPHLVVPVDNVASIDVQQEGSAIRNSDRFKEHGINVNFVQKVAPLHLRMRTYERGVEAETLACGTGSVAAAIATLLESDTEFGTVIIDAAGGKLRVSARREDNVFIKVWLEGPATYVFSGNYQTKF; translated from the coding sequence ATGAATATAGATTTTGAAAAATACGAAGGCACCGGCAACGATTTTATCCTGATCGACAACCGGCGGAATCAGTTTAAAGCTGATGTTGAGATAATAAAATCCATGTGCGACCGGCATTTTGGAGTGGGCGCCGACGGCTTGCTATTGCTTGGCAACAGCCGGGATTATGATTTTGATATGCGTTATTTCAACTCCGACGGCAAAGAAGCTACCATGTGTGGCAATGGCGGCCGATGCATCGCATGGTTTGCCATCCGACGCGGTATCAGCGAAAAGCAGCTCACTTTTAGCGCCGTCGACGGGATTCATCACGCCCAACTTGTGCAGGAGCAGCAGCAACAGGCTACCATCCGCCTCAAGATGAACGACGTAGAAGATTTTGTAAAGATTGAAAATGAATACCGCATCGACACCGGGTCGCCACATCTGGTGGTGCCTGTCGATAATGTTGCCAGCATCGACGTTCAGCAAGAGGGCAGCGCTATCCGAAACAGCGATCGATTCAAAGAGCATGGCATCAATGTGAATTTTGTTCAGAAAGTAGCCCCACTCCATCTTCGAATGCGCACTTACGAGCGTGGCGTAGAAGCCGAAACACTTGCGTGTGGCACCGGATCAGTCGCAGCAGCCATTGCCACATTATTGGAAAGCGACACCGAGTTCGGAACAGTAATCATCGATGCCGCAGGTGGAAAGTTGCGTGTTTCGGCTCGCCGTGAAGACAATGTTTTTATAAAGGTGTGGCTCGAAGGCCCGGCCACCTATGTTTTTAGCGGAAACTATCAAACCAAGTTCTGA
- the floA gene encoding flotillin-like protein FloA (flotillin-like protein involved in membrane lipid rafts) — MESNALIIIAIGIASIFGLWVILYFVPVGLWFSALVSGVRISLLQLILMRWRKIKPEVIVTSLIAATKAGIKLNRNDLEAHYLAGGHVQSVVTALISADKANMELDFKSATAIDLAGRDVFQAVQMSVNPKVINTPPVAAVAKDGIQLIAKARVTVRANLKQLVGGAGEETILARIGEGVVSSIGSADSHKKVLENPDSISRVVLEKGLDSGTAFEILSIDIADIDVGKNIGAVLQMDQANADKNIAQAKAEERRAMAVATEQEMKAKAQEARANVIQAEAEIPKAIAEAFRNGNLGIMDYYKFENIKADTRMRDSISGQPEQGGSPRKGQAKGDQK; from the coding sequence ATGGAATCAAATGCTTTAATAATTATTGCCATTGGGATTGCCTCCATCTTCGGATTGTGGGTAATACTCTATTTTGTGCCGGTAGGCCTATGGTTTTCTGCGCTGGTGTCGGGAGTGCGCATCTCTCTGCTTCAGCTTATCCTTATGCGCTGGCGTAAGATAAAGCCAGAAGTGATCGTCACCAGTCTGATTGCCGCCACCAAAGCCGGAATCAAGCTAAATCGTAACGATCTGGAAGCGCATTATCTGGCTGGTGGCCATGTGCAGTCTGTCGTTACTGCGCTAATCTCTGCCGACAAAGCCAACATGGAGCTCGATTTTAAATCGGCTACCGCCATCGACCTTGCCGGTCGTGACGTGTTCCAGGCAGTGCAGATGTCGGTAAACCCGAAAGTTATCAATACGCCACCGGTTGCGGCTGTTGCCAAAGACGGCATTCAGCTTATCGCAAAAGCACGCGTTACGGTGCGTGCCAACCTGAAACAATTGGTAGGAGGTGCCGGCGAAGAAACCATCCTGGCACGTATTGGTGAAGGTGTGGTATCGTCGATTGGTTCTGCCGATTCGCACAAAAAGGTGCTCGAAAATCCTGATTCCATCTCACGCGTGGTACTCGAAAAAGGCCTCGATTCAGGAACAGCTTTCGAAATTCTATCCATCGACATTGCCGACATCGACGTTGGTAAAAACATTGGCGCGGTCTTGCAGATGGATCAGGCCAATGCTGATAAAAATATTGCCCAGGCAAAAGCCGAAGAGCGGCGCGCCATGGCAGTAGCTACTGAGCAGGAGATGAAAGCCAAAGCACAGGAAGCCCGCGCCAACGTTATTCAGGCTGAAGCCGAAATCCCCAAAGCCATTGCCGAAGCTTTCCGCAACGGAAACCTGGGAATAATGGACTATTATAAATTTGAAAATATAAAAGCTGACACCCGTATGCGTGATTCTATTTCCGGGCAACCGGAGCAAGGAGGATCGCCACGAAAAGGTCAGGCAAAAGGAGATCAGAAATAA
- a CDS encoding tetratricopeptide repeat protein, producing MMNKNIFRFTSALLFIVILLTACSDPKEEAQRHVRQAEVFLHQSRIDKAMEHYQEAARLNPENAQAVYGIAVVLMNKGRYPEAIEQLDKVIAIKADYADAYYNRGQCHFYLGDRYTACDDWTIADSLGRPNLRDKLSKCY from the coding sequence ATGATGAATAAAAACATTTTTCGATTTACCAGCGCACTGCTTTTTATCGTGATCTTGCTTACCGCTTGCAGCGACCCAAAAGAAGAGGCACAGCGCCATGTGAGGCAAGCAGAAGTTTTTCTGCACCAATCCAGGATTGATAAAGCGATGGAGCATTATCAGGAAGCCGCCCGCCTTAACCCAGAAAATGCACAGGCAGTTTATGGAATTGCAGTGGTACTGATGAACAAAGGCCGCTACCCCGAGGCCATCGAACAACTCGATAAAGTCATCGCAATAAAAGCCGACTATGCCGATGCTTATTACAATCGCGGGCAATGCCATTTTTACCTGGGCGATCGCTATACTGCCTGCGACGACTGGACGATTGCCGACAGTCTGGGAAGACCAAATCTCAGAGATAAACTTTCAAAATGCTACTAA
- a CDS encoding ATP-dependent Clp protease adaptor ClpS has translation MFKERAKQADQTKEVQVDEHKLMLYNDDHNTFDYVIEALIEVCDHDPVTAEQLTLIVHYKGKCAVKNGELKVLEPLCTELSNRGLTVSIK, from the coding sequence ATGTTTAAAGAACGCGCAAAACAGGCTGACCAAACCAAAGAAGTACAGGTTGACGAGCATAAACTGATGCTTTACAACGACGACCACAACACCTTCGACTATGTTATAGAGGCGTTGATAGAGGTTTGTGATCACGATCCCGTTACTGCTGAACAGCTTACGCTGATTGTGCATTACAAAGGCAAATGTGCTGTAAAAAATGGAGAACTTAAAGTGCTTGAACCGCTCTGTACAGAACTCTCCAACAGAGGATTGACGGTGAGCATCAAATAA
- the ychF gene encoding redox-regulated ATPase YchF — protein MGLKCGIIGMTNVGKTEIFNCISKTKAETTKFAFSTSKSNMGMIDVPDERLYKIDALVKSARVMPANVEIVDIPGLTKGSSHGEGVGNKFLADIQQTDAIIHVLRCFDDEELPHMEGSIDPVRDLEIVDLELQVRDLDLVERKIVRVEKAGKTGDKEMKRQAEVLRQVAAHLENFGSVRDMELDDDDKKNIIDDMFLLTAKPVIYVCNVDDSSAAKGNAYVDAVKAVLADKQTQVIVIAGKLEAEIAELDDENDRREFLSDAGLTEPGVNIMIKTAYDMLNLQSFFTAGPKEVRAWTIHKGMTAPQAAGVIHSDLERGFIRAEVIKYDDFMKYGSEHAVKEAGKFHVEGKNYIVQEADMLNIRFNV, from the coding sequence ATGGGTCTGAAATGCGGCATCATCGGGATGACAAATGTGGGGAAAACGGAAATTTTCAACTGCATCTCCAAAACTAAAGCTGAGACTACCAAATTCGCCTTCAGCACCAGCAAATCGAACATGGGCATGATAGACGTGCCCGACGAGCGCTTGTACAAAATTGACGCGCTTGTGAAATCGGCGCGGGTGATGCCTGCCAACGTAGAAATCGTCGACATACCGGGACTTACCAAAGGATCGAGTCATGGCGAAGGCGTGGGCAATAAATTTCTAGCCGACATTCAGCAAACCGACGCCATCATTCACGTGCTACGCTGCTTCGACGATGAGGAGTTGCCCCATATGGAAGGATCTATCGATCCGGTGCGCGATTTGGAAATTGTCGATCTGGAGTTGCAGGTACGCGACCTGGACTTGGTAGAGCGCAAAATTGTACGCGTCGAAAAAGCTGGCAAAACCGGCGACAAAGAGATGAAACGACAGGCAGAGGTGCTGCGTCAGGTAGCGGCACATCTCGAAAATTTTGGCAGTGTCCGCGATATGGAACTCGATGATGACGACAAAAAGAACATCATCGACGACATGTTTCTGCTTACCGCCAAGCCGGTGATTTATGTCTGCAATGTCGACGACAGCTCAGCCGCCAAAGGCAATGCTTATGTAGATGCTGTAAAAGCAGTCTTGGCCGATAAGCAAACGCAGGTGATCGTAATTGCCGGGAAACTGGAAGCAGAGATTGCCGAGCTGGACGATGAAAACGACCGCCGCGAATTTCTAAGTGATGCCGGCCTCACCGAACCGGGCGTTAACATAATGATCAAGACAGCTTACGACATGCTCAACCTACAGTCGTTTTTTACGGCCGGCCCCAAGGAGGTGCGCGCCTGGACCATCCACAAAGGCATGACCGCACCACAAGCTGCCGGCGTAATTCACAGCGATCTGGAGCGGGGCTTCATCCGCGCAGAAGTAATCAAGTACGACGACTTTATGAAATACGGCTCAGAGCACGCCGTAAAAGAAGCTGGGAAATTCCATGTGGAAGGCAAAAATTACATTGTGCAGGAGGCTGACATGCTGAATATCAGATTTAATGTATAG
- a CDS encoding NfeD family protein has product MSWTIILVLILVGLLFLILEILVVPGTTLVGVLGFILMVIGIWQTYATHSTRTGHYVLAATLVLSIAVVAVSLRSKTWNRVMLHTELDGRANMHDLAKIKIGDEGVSISRLAPMGKALINDEYYEVSSPGEFVDEGKAIVITKIEYKKIFVKLK; this is encoded by the coding sequence ATGTCGTGGACGATCATCCTGGTACTGATTCTTGTAGGGTTGTTATTCCTTATTCTCGAAATTCTGGTAGTGCCCGGCACCACCCTGGTGGGCGTCTTGGGTTTCATCCTGATGGTTATTGGCATTTGGCAAACCTATGCCACTCATTCCACCCGCACCGGACATTATGTGCTGGCTGCAACGTTGGTGCTATCGATAGCGGTGGTGGCGGTTTCGCTGCGTTCCAAAACCTGGAATCGTGTGATGCTGCACACTGAGCTCGATGGTCGTGCCAACATGCACGATCTGGCCAAAATAAAAATTGGCGACGAGGGTGTTTCCATTTCACGGCTTGCGCCAATGGGAAAAGCTCTTATCAACGACGAATATTACGAAGTAAGTAGTCCCGGTGAATTTGTCGACGAAGGCAAAGCCATTGTTATTACCAAAATTGAATACAAGAAAATTTTTGTAAAACTTAAATAA
- a CDS encoding VWA domain-containing protein, whose protein sequence is MIKKIFPLLLLLLFFQLTHAQNATPPAPVVTTRILFVFDASQSMYGRWQSDMKLHIAQRILGRVLDSLKGVDNLELALRLYGHQKPFPPQDCDDTRLEVPFAPNNIAEIKNRLSTINPKGTTPIAYALSESQYDFTPCTHCRNIIVLITDGIEECGGDPCEVSRMLQQQGITLKPFVIGIGTGFSESLDCVGNFYPVANEVDFNNALKVVIRQVLNATTTQVNLLDQAFRPTETNVNMTFQDHVSHKILYNFVHTFNNKGLPDTLALDPLVTYDITVHTIPPLRRDSIAIIAGRHNIIPFDAAQGVLSLQVGGNWQTLKNLQAIIRKHGSTETLNVQNFGNTQQYLTGVYDLEVLTLPRLYVDSVVISQSHTTTIEIPQPGILALRRYTDGYGSLLVERNNELELIYTLPQNKGQTENLLLLPGDYRIVNRSKWADKSFYTVEERFTIISGKTTEIRLTR, encoded by the coding sequence TTGATAAAGAAAATCTTTCCACTCCTGCTTCTTCTTCTGTTTTTTCAGTTGACACATGCACAGAATGCAACGCCACCTGCTCCTGTTGTTACCACCCGTATTCTTTTTGTTTTTGATGCTTCGCAAAGTATGTACGGACGCTGGCAAAGTGATATGAAGCTGCATATTGCCCAGCGAATTCTGGGCAGGGTGCTCGACAGTCTGAAAGGCGTCGACAACCTCGAGCTGGCGCTAAGGCTTTACGGACATCAAAAACCATTTCCACCCCAGGATTGCGACGACACACGGCTGGAAGTTCCGTTTGCTCCAAACAATATTGCCGAAATAAAAAACCGCCTTTCTACCATCAACCCCAAAGGAACTACGCCCATAGCCTACGCGCTGTCGGAGTCGCAGTACGACTTCACACCCTGCACCCATTGCCGCAACATCATTGTGCTGATAACCGATGGAATAGAAGAATGCGGCGGCGACCCCTGCGAAGTCTCCAGAATGCTGCAACAGCAAGGCATCACGCTCAAGCCGTTTGTGATTGGTATTGGCACCGGCTTTAGTGAATCGCTCGATTGTGTGGGCAACTTTTATCCCGTTGCCAACGAAGTTGATTTCAACAATGCACTAAAAGTTGTAATCCGCCAGGTGCTCAATGCCACCACCACTCAGGTGAACCTGCTTGACCAGGCTTTCCGGCCTACCGAAACCAATGTGAATATGACCTTTCAGGATCATGTGAGCCACAAAATCCTATACAACTTCGTGCATACTTTCAACAATAAAGGCTTGCCCGACACACTGGCACTCGACCCTTTGGTAACTTACGACATAACGGTTCATACCATCCCGCCGCTCCGGCGCGACAGCATAGCGATCATCGCCGGAAGGCACAACATCATCCCGTTTGATGCAGCACAGGGAGTACTCTCGCTGCAAGTGGGTGGCAACTGGCAAACGCTCAAAAACCTCCAGGCCATCATACGGAAGCATGGCTCCACGGAAACGCTCAACGTTCAGAATTTTGGCAACACACAGCAATATCTTACCGGCGTGTACGATCTGGAGGTGCTTACGCTCCCACGGCTGTATGTCGACAGCGTAGTAATCAGCCAAAGCCACACCACAACGATTGAAATTCCACAACCCGGCATTCTGGCATTGCGACGCTACACCGACGGCTATGGCAGTTTGCTGGTGGAGCGTAATAATGAGCTGGAACTAATCTATACGCTGCCGCAGAACAAAGGCCAGACGGAAAACTTGCTGCTGCTTCCCGGAGATTACCGGATTGTGAATCGATCAAAATGGGCTGACAAATCGTTCTACACCGTCGAAGAACGCTTTACAATAATTTCTGGAAAAACAACTGAGATTAGACTGACACGATAG
- a CDS encoding purine-nucleoside phosphorylase — translation MDNFIEKINETAAFLKGKGMVSPETAIIMGTGLGKLASRIEIEVAIDYAEIPHFPVSTVESHHGRLLYGKLSGKTVLAMQGRFHYYEGYSMKQITFPVRLMKAMGVKHLLISNACGSMNPAILKGSLMLITDHINLLGDNPLIGYNPDELGPRFPDMGQAYSPELSKRLLAAAEKFGVTMHQGVYAALAGPSLETPVEYRYLMRIGADVVGMSTVPEVMAAHHAGLPVSAVSVITDECDPDNLVPVKLQDLLAVAAVAGADLDRIFTEVVAGL, via the coding sequence ATGGATAATTTTATTGAAAAAATTAACGAAACCGCTGCTTTTTTAAAAGGCAAAGGAATGGTGTCTCCCGAAACGGCAATCATCATGGGTACGGGGCTTGGAAAACTTGCGAGCCGCATTGAGATAGAAGTTGCTATCGATTACGCCGAAATTCCGCATTTTCCTGTTTCTACTGTCGAGTCGCATCATGGACGCTTGCTTTATGGAAAGTTGTCTGGCAAAACAGTCCTGGCCATGCAGGGGCGTTTTCACTACTACGAAGGCTATAGCATGAAGCAGATCACCTTCCCTGTGCGGTTGATGAAGGCTATGGGCGTGAAGCATCTTTTGATTTCCAACGCCTGTGGGTCGATGAACCCGGCTATTCTAAAAGGTTCGCTGATGCTCATCACCGATCATATCAATTTGTTGGGCGATAACCCTCTCATTGGTTACAATCCCGATGAACTTGGGCCACGTTTTCCTGATATGGGTCAGGCTTATTCGCCGGAGCTTAGCAAGCGCTTGTTAGCAGCAGCAGAGAAATTTGGTGTAACAATGCATCAGGGAGTTTATGCAGCTTTAGCCGGTCCTAGTCTGGAAACCCCTGTAGAATATCGTTATCTGATGCGCATCGGCGCCGATGTGGTGGGCATGTCGACGGTGCCGGAAGTGATGGCGGCTCATCATGCCGGTTTGCCGGTGTCGGCTGTATCTGTAATCACCGATGAGTGCGATCCCGACAATCTGGTGCCTGTAAAGCTGCAGGATCTTCTGGCGGTAGCGGCGGTGGCGGGAGCAGACCTTGATAGGATTTTTACGGAAGTGGTGGCAGGGCTATAA
- the mltG gene encoding endolytic transglycosylase MltG, giving the protein MKSSTHKIFLYGGIGLVLALTAIATILFWWVVYLDNVNLAEDEKGYLYVSTGSDYNDLIENIASSNLLKDTRTFAWLAERKNLSAHINPGRYELKKGMSNDDLIDMLRSGAQTPLNVIFNNLRTVGQLAGVIGKQIEADSLSIINYLQSAEFYNLYSLTIETAPALFIPDTYEFYWNTTAEGFTKRMHREYNKFWDAEKMSKAASAGLDPVQVSTLASIVEKETNRNDEKATIAGVYLNRLRKGWKLQADPTAVYAFYIQTDSLLNRVYRIHTQIDSPYNTYLHEGLPPGPICIPSPSSLLAVLNAGHHDYMFFVARPDGSGYHTFAQTYRQHLNNAREYHQAINKRSKN; this is encoded by the coding sequence ATGAAATCATCAACACACAAAATTTTTCTGTACGGCGGCATCGGCCTTGTGTTGGCATTGACGGCCATAGCAACAATCCTTTTCTGGTGGGTGGTTTACTTGGATAATGTGAATCTGGCAGAAGACGAAAAAGGTTATCTCTATGTATCTACCGGTTCAGATTACAACGATTTGATCGAAAATATTGCGTCAAGCAATCTGCTCAAAGATACGCGCACCTTTGCCTGGCTGGCCGAACGCAAAAACCTGTCAGCGCACATCAATCCGGGAAGGTATGAGTTGAAAAAGGGCATGAGCAACGACGACTTGATTGACATGCTGCGCTCTGGAGCACAAACGCCGTTGAATGTTATTTTCAACAATCTGCGCACCGTCGGGCAACTGGCCGGAGTAATTGGCAAACAGATAGAAGCTGACAGCCTTTCCATCATCAATTACCTGCAAAGTGCAGAATTTTACAATCTCTATAGCCTGACCATCGAAACAGCGCCTGCCTTGTTTATCCCAGACACCTACGAATTTTATTGGAACACCACCGCCGAGGGTTTCACAAAACGCATGCATCGTGAGTACAACAAATTTTGGGATGCTGAAAAAATGTCAAAGGCCGCATCCGCTGGTCTCGACCCGGTGCAGGTGAGCACGCTGGCATCTATCGTCGAAAAGGAAACCAACCGCAACGACGAAAAAGCCACCATCGCCGGCGTGTATCTCAACAGGCTGCGAAAAGGTTGGAAGCTACAGGCCGATCCTACGGCAGTCTATGCTTTCTACATACAAACCGATTCCCTTCTTAACAGAGTTTACCGAATACACACGCAAATAGATTCGCCATACAACACCTATTTGCACGAGGGCCTGCCTCCCGGACCTATTTGCATCCCCTCGCCAAGCAGCCTTTTGGCGGTGCTCAATGCCGGGCATCACGACTATATGTTTTTCGTTGCCCGCCCCGATGGTTCCGGCTACCACACATTTGCACAAACCTACCGGCAACATCTCAACAACGCCCGCGAATACCACCAGGCGATCAACAAACGAAGCAAAAATTAA
- a CDS encoding GNAT family N-acetyltransferase — MTLTGENIFLRAPEPEDIEQLYQWENDPAVWRLSNTLAPYSRFDIEQYVLTAARDLLSVRQLRLMIVLRENSQAIGAIDLFEYDPLHRRAGTGILLASTERSKGYGSEALGLVIDYCFEILDLHQIHASITTDNTASIKMFEKQGFVQTGTKRHWLLQNGEWKDEQFHQLIRA, encoded by the coding sequence ATGACCCTTACCGGAGAAAATATCTTTTTGCGCGCCCCGGAGCCCGAAGATATCGAGCAACTTTATCAGTGGGAAAACGACCCGGCAGTGTGGCGCCTGAGCAATACACTGGCACCTTATTCCCGATTCGACATCGAACAATATGTGCTTACCGCTGCACGCGACCTGCTTTCAGTCAGGCAATTGCGGCTGATGATCGTACTTCGCGAGAATAGCCAGGCCATTGGCGCCATCGACCTTTTTGAATACGATCCGCTGCACCGCCGTGCCGGCACCGGAATATTGCTGGCTTCGACCGAACGAAGCAAGGGCTATGGCAGCGAAGCCCTTGGACTGGTAATAGATTATTGTTTTGAAATCCTCGACCTGCATCAGATACATGCCTCCATCACCACCGACAATACAGCCAGCATAAAGATGTTTGAAAAACAGGGATTTGTGCAAACAGGAACCAAACGACACTGGCTTCTGCAAAACGGTGAATGGAAAGACGAACAATTTCACCAACTTATCCGCGCTTAG
- a CDS encoding HD domain-containing protein gives MTEADEKEIAAKFEKLKRSCIGCTNTDDSLLNNAFAYARNLYGDQLHENGEPKILQSINVATIVSVEIGLQLISVIAALLHDAIDSFTDDTSVLEEQFGPEVSAIVKGFKKISAIHSEKVSIQSENFRKLFLSTVDDVRVIFIKMAHRLYDMRNYHKLPDRFKKWYLDDVQYLYIPIAHRLGLYQIKAELEDHAFRYTNPIGYTMIASRLKESKLDQERYIEKFAKPIIGVLEQEKIPFEIKSRTKTITSIKKKMDSQGVDIDQVYDLFAVRLILTGCMTPEDENFVTEFQHDLEIYGDPRQMRRARREKVNEIASTDRNDDATDELAAEEELKQKELNNFEERRKRYVALMDSEKTACWRVYSLITNIYTPNPKRLRDWISTPKTSGYESLHTTVLGPSDRYVEVQIRTRRMDDEAEKGVAAHWRYKESAYGKNVDVWMNDVRNVLENLGAQQLDDGSASKIHINSDKIYVFTREGDLRELRTGATILDFAFDIHTDVGSKCTGGKVNNKLVPIRHELQNGDRVEVITSKRQKPNIDWLKYVVTSKAKARINRALREDKFKEAEHGKETLMRKFKNWKIDFSDQNIVKITKHYGFKKPIDLYFHIANGKVDLLEVKQLFSEHEEMNVKSQTENETFELTEELIESQSEKDQEFILIEAGVTNLNYSLAKCCNPIAGDRIFGFVTVNHGIKIHRYDCPNAAQMLKKYPYRIIRSRWKESMSRHFFISNLRILGLDRMGLLNDITKVITNDLKVNLKGMTFKTEGNNFEGNVKVQVRDVEHLAFLKLKLLKVKGVTRVVRFE, from the coding sequence ATGACCGAAGCTGATGAAAAGGAGATTGCTGCGAAGTTTGAAAAGCTGAAACGCTCTTGTATCGGTTGTACCAACACTGATGATTCGTTGCTTAATAACGCCTTTGCTTACGCCCGTAATTTGTATGGCGATCAGCTTCACGAAAATGGGGAACCGAAAATATTGCAAAGCATCAATGTGGCCACCATTGTATCCGTTGAAATTGGCTTGCAGCTCATTTCGGTAATTGCCGCGCTGCTGCATGATGCCATCGATAGCTTCACCGACGACACGTCTGTATTGGAAGAGCAGTTTGGGCCGGAAGTATCGGCTATCGTCAAAGGCTTCAAAAAGATTTCGGCCATCCATTCCGAAAAGGTAAGCATCCAGTCAGAGAATTTTCGGAAACTATTTTTAAGTACTGTGGATGATGTGCGCGTTATTTTTATCAAAATGGCGCACCGGCTTTACGACATGCGCAACTACCACAAGCTGCCGGATCGTTTCAAGAAATGGTACCTCGACGATGTGCAGTATCTTTATATTCCTATTGCCCACCGGCTGGGATTGTATCAGATAAAAGCCGAACTCGAAGACCATGCTTTCAGGTACACCAATCCGATTGGTTACACCATGATTGCCTCGCGTCTGAAGGAAAGCAAGCTGGATCAGGAACGCTATATCGAGAAATTCGCTAAACCCATCATCGGGGTGCTCGAACAGGAAAAGATTCCTTTTGAGATAAAAAGCCGCACCAAGACCATCACTTCCATCAAAAAGAAAATGGACAGCCAGGGCGTGGATATCGATCAGGTGTACGATCTTTTTGCCGTCCGCCTTATCCTCACCGGATGCATGACACCGGAGGATGAAAATTTTGTGACGGAGTTTCAGCACGACCTCGAAATTTACGGCGATCCCCGGCAGATGCGCAGAGCACGGCGTGAGAAAGTGAACGAAATAGCCAGCACCGACCGCAATGATGATGCAACGGATGAACTTGCTGCTGAGGAGGAGTTGAAACAGAAAGAGCTGAACAACTTTGAAGAACGCCGCAAAAGATATGTTGCCCTGATGGACAGCGAAAAGACCGCCTGCTGGCGTGTTTATTCTTTAATAACCAACATCTATACACCCAACCCCAAAAGGCTTCGCGATTGGATTTCCACTCCCAAGACCAGCGGTTATGAATCATTGCATACCACTGTGCTGGGGCCATCCGACAGGTATGTGGAAGTGCAGATACGTACCAGGCGTATGGACGATGAAGCCGAGAAAGGTGTAGCTGCTCACTGGCGCTACAAAGAGTCGGCTTATGGCAAAAATGTGGACGTTTGGATGAACGATGTGCGCAACGTACTTGAGAATTTGGGAGCTCAGCAGCTCGACGACGGCAGTGCCTCCAAAATTCATATCAACTCCGACAAAATCTACGTCTTTACCCGCGAAGGCGATTTGCGCGAACTGCGCACCGGAGCCACCATCCTCGATTTTGCTTTCGACATACACACCGACGTGGGAAGCAAATGCACCGGCGGGAAAGTCAACAACAAGTTGGTGCCTATCCGTCACGAGCTGCAAAATGGCGACAGGGTGGAGGTGATCACTTCTAAACGCCAGAAGCCCAACATCGACTGGCTGAAATATGTAGTGACTTCCAAAGCCAAGGCACGCATCAACAGAGCGTTGCGCGAAGATAAGTTCAAGGAGGCCGAGCATGGCAAGGAAACGCTGATGCGCAAATTCAAAAACTGGAAGATTGATTTTAGCGATCAGAATATTGTTAAGATTACAAAGCATTACGGTTTCAAAAAACCCATCGACCTATATTTTCATATCGCCAACGGAAAGGTTGATCTACTTGAGGTGAAGCAGCTCTTTTCTGAACACGAAGAGATGAATGTTAAAAGTCAGACAGAAAACGAAACTTTTGAACTTACCGAGGAACTCATCGAATCGCAGTCGGAAAAAGATCAGGAATTTATCCTTATCGAAGCCGGCGTTACCAACCTCAACTATTCGTTGGCCAAATGTTGCAATCCCATTGCCGGCGACCGGATTTTTGGTTTTGTAACTGTGAACCACGGCATCAAAATCCATCGCTACGACTGCCCCAACGCCGCACAGATGCTTAAAAAATACCCCTATCGCATCATCCGATCGCGCTGGAAAGAGAGCATGAGCCGGCACTTTTTCATCTCCAATCTGCGCATCCTGGGCCTCGACCGCATGGGGCTGCTCAACGATATTACCAAAGTAATTACCAACGATTTGAAAGTAAATCTCAAAGGGATGACTTTTAAAACCGAGGGCAACAATTTCGAGGGAAATGTAAAGGTGCAGGTGCGCGATGTGGAACATCTGGCTTTTCTCAAGCTGAAACTTCTCAAAGTAAAAGGGGTGACGCGCGTGGTAAGGTTTGAATAA